The DNA window caaaattaagcAGATAGCATCTAGGAAacattttccatatatatgaaaaataattaaggccAGCAGAGGCATATCATGCATGAGAGAGATGAGGGGATGATTCAGCATTCAGGTGGATGGGAACATGCAGCCCTGACCACATCTAGTCAATGGTCTACAGCAAAACTACACCTACAATACGTGTACATATAAGGgatgcacatatataataagCACCAACCATATATTTGTGCACCACATACCATATTTCATGTCGTCTACAGTAGTAACATAAGTGGCCTGTTCACTCTAGCTACATGGTGTCCATTTTTCTATCAGTTTTTGTGTGCCCGTGCAACGCACCATCCCATCCAACCCAACCCTATCCGGCGGCCAGACTCTGCAAATCCATCTGAAAAAATGACACTACtagaattttagaaaaatactacctctgtctcgaaataagattattttttagttttttatataatattttgactattcgtcttatttgaatttttttacgattaatatttttttcttattagatgataaaacatgaataatactttatgtatgactatttttttaagttttttatatttttttaaataagacaaatggtaaaACGTTGGgcacgaaaaaacgaaaaatagaattattatgggacagggTAGTAAAAAACAAAGCATGAGAAAACAAGAGATCAGTACCATCCCTGCAGATTATCCTGCAGTCATGTCATGCTTCTACCTCATGCAGGCCTCTAGGCATGGAAGGAATTGCATCCCTGCACCctttaaaaagataataatgTTATACTACAGGGGTAAAATAGATGGAGTGtcacttattaattttttagtgttttgAACTATATTTAGACTGTCATGGTgtctaaattttaatctaaatttgaatCAAAAGGATACGTACATGGTGAAAATTAATAAACtctagttaaaaatttttccGGACATTTTCTAGGAACCCCCTCAATAGATGCAGCTCCACCATGtgcacatacatatatatatgtacacttGAAAATCAAACGTGCATATGTtaaagagaaagaaacaaaacaaataaaatggatcAAACAAAAgtaggggagggaggggataATCAACTTATAACCTTGTTTTTGttcatgcatttttctttaatttggtGCCACTTCCCTCACTCTCACTATGCACTCCCTGACCAGCTCCCAGCTGTCTACAAGGTTCCTATGccctactactactacctctCAGCCCAAGCTTCACAGGCTGCCTGTCTAAAAGGCTAGAcctatccatccatccatctctctCCCCACTCCTCCAGCATCGccatcatccactgttcatcCACTCTCcacacccctctctctctctccattccTGCAGGTTCttgctgcttgcttgctgTCAAGCATGGCTTGACCACCTGAGCATAGGCGTAGCCAGCCGCTAGCTAGCGTACTTTCCGTGCTGCTGTTCCCATGGATGATTGGAGCGGATCATCGCTCGCTCGCTAGCCCGCCCGCCGGCCGGGAggtgagcagcagcagcagctagcgtGCTTGCCACTGAGAGCGAGAGCTCGTCGTGCTCGCTCCTCGCGCGTGCATGTCAAGATCCCCAGGTGCACGGGAGCTGGAAAGCTGTGTGGAGTAGTGGAGATCGGCTGCTGCCAGACCTAGATCGGGAGCAGATTCGTCCGGTATAAATAGatgcttctcctcctcttcttcttcttcttcttcttgtttgatttgattcgacctgagctgagctgctcgatcgatctccctGCTGACCTAGAGATGGTGGGATTTGATTGCGTCGTCAGAGGAGAGCAAGAAATGATGCTTCTTGGTTTGTGCCGCGGCGCAGGTTGCAttacggcgcgcggcggcgcagggaAGGAGACGACGAgttgaagctagctagctagcgagcGAGCATGGATCgtcaccatcaccaccaccaccaccatcaccatcacATGATGTCCGGCGGCCAAgacccggcggcgggggacgCCGGCGCCACGCAGGACAGCTTCTTCCTCGgcccggccgcggccgccatgTTCTCCGGTGccgggtcgtcgtcgtcgggcgcCGGGACgtcggcgggaggaggagggcctTCGCCGTccagctcgtcgccgtcgctgagccGGTACGAGTCGCAGAAGCGGCGCGACTGGAACACGTTCGGGCAGTACCTGCGGaaccaccggccgccgctgtCCCTGTCCCGGTGCAGCGGCGCGCACGTGCTGGAGTTCCTCAAGTACATGGACCAGTTCGGCAAGACGAAGGTGCACACGCCGGTGTGCCCCTTCTACGGCCACCCCaacccgccggcgccgtgcccGTGCCCGCTGCGGCAGGCCTGGGGCTCCCTCGACGCGCTCAtcggccgcctccgcgccgcctacGAGGAGAACGGTGGCACGCCAGAGATGAACCCCTtcggcgcccgcgccgtccGGCTCTACCTGCGCGAGGTGCGCGAGACGCAGGCGCGCGCCAGGGGCATCAGCTacgagaagaagaagcgcaagaagccgtcgtcggcgtccgGCTCCGGTGCCGGGCCGTCCTCCGAGGGGAGCCCGCCTCCAGGCGGCtcggccagcggcggcggtgacacgtcggcgtcgccgcagTTCATCATCCCGTGAGTTACCCATCGCCATCCATCCACATCCATTGATCGATCCGACGAGCTAGCCGCCGGCCACAAGAATTCCATCATGCCTCACACTGCTGCAAGCACTGGTACAACGGCAAGGCCATTTGTTCTTTCCTTCTGAATTggtttcttctcttcttccatTTTGCAAAAGATTTCTCCTCttttaatttcatttgtttcGCTTTCTATCTAAGCTAGGAAGGTCATGCATGAGTGAGTACTAGTTTAATTCTTGTTGTTCTCCTTAGCTTTGGGACGTTAATTAATCGGTAGCTGCTGTTCGTTTGGTTTAATTTTCAATGTTCTGCTTATCGAGAGGGTTGCAAGAAGAACTGGAGTTAATTTGATGAGAAtctcaagctagctagctatatttCGAGCTAGCCTAATTAGGATTTGTGTTTGTTTTGGCCTGGGGAATTTGCAAGATCAAAATTAGCAGAAGCTGTAGGCAcaaacaagctagctagctagtgttaGCTAGGGATCTTTAGAATTTGTTCTTGTAATAGCTTGCTGCCAAGTTCCGTGGCGTCAGCAATGCTTCCCTCTGATCTACTATCATGTACTACTGATGTCTTCTGGTGGTGTGGTTGTCTTCCATTCTTGGGAGAGCAAAATGGAGAGATCGAGTAGCTGATGAGTGATTTCAATTGGTAGCTTAATCAGGACAGAAACAACATGTGTTATGTGTACTTTGTCCCTGGGGCAGAATCCAAATATATGCCAAATGCTGGACaatttctttaatttaattttggataTCTATGTGCAGTGCTTATATGGTTCTTGATATATTCTTCATGATCAAGTGTTCCCTTTTGTGCATGTGTTGGTATAGCCAGTGcacattacaaaatatattgctTGTTCTTTGCATTGAACAATGTTTTGTTGTGTAGTGCCATTTTTTGAATGGTTTACAGTGCAGTAGCTGCTACTACCTTCTTTCACTTTTACAATATATGCAAAGTGGTAACAGatgaagaaacaaacaaagcaagcaaaagaagaaagaaagagaggagtCTTTTCACAAGAGGGGAGAAAAGAAGGCAGGCAGGCACCAAAAATATACAAAGGGTTCAATTGGGTGTACGCACTAGTACGATTGGGCAATCCCTATTTTAGCCCATGCTTTGATGCTTCTGATTCCTTTTCCTTTGCTCTAGTTTGAATTGCTAGATTTGACTTGATTTAGTTTGTCTTCACGTGTTTATTCCTGATGAGTATATAGTTGAACTAGTGGCACATATCTATGCTTTTCTATCACAAATCAGATGATCATTATTGGTCAGGTCtaatttcataattaaaaaagtgagaatatatatatatatatatatatatatatatatatatatatatatatatatatgcatgcccaGGTTGCTAGTGGACAGCAGTAAAACTACAATTCTCTTTGTGGTTAAAGTTAGTTTACCACCTTTGTTAGTACCTGATCAGATCATTCTTTTTGCATGAAAGCTATTCACTTCTAAAGTCTAATGTGTCCCTATCAATGCAACAGTGCCACACACATGTTCTTTCACTTCATCTCTGCTCtcccatgtatatatatatgtgtatatatatatatatgatatggcATTGCTACCAGCTAGCAGGAGGGCATTCAAGTTCCTGTTTTCACACAGTTGATGGATCTTGGGTCTTTCTTAGCATCTATCACTATCTTGATTTTGTTTGTCCTttcaatgcatatatatattctaattgAGAAAAAACTTTCTTTGATATGCATGGTGATCAGGAACAGACAAAAGTCGTCTATATATTGATTCTACTTAATTTGACAAGTTGCGTGCAACTGAATCTGCTGCTCTCTTTTTGGGCttcaaaagaatttttagCACATGGCTTCAATCTTTATGTGAACGAAGCATGCCTGATTGATATGCACTGACCGACCCTCTCTGTAGCCACAGCTTGCTTTATTGTGGTTGCATACCTTGCATGCATTCATGTTTCGGTTTTCTAGCTAATTGAGCTACTGTGTACCGTATATATTGAACAGGTAACACAGTATCATCTGTGTTAATTTTGACCACTAAAGTTTACTTTAGAAGGGAGAAATTTGGTCTGACGAATTTAATGGGAACTAAACTAATTCCTATGatgaaaatcctataaaactCATGCTTCTAGAAGAACCATGGTTGGAGAAATTTTGTGAGAATTTGAGAGCcctgtaaaattcatgtgttccGAAGGAATCTT is part of the Oryza brachyantha chromosome 2, ObraRS2, whole genome shotgun sequence genome and encodes:
- the LOC102709535 gene encoding protein G1-like6, which encodes MDRHHHHHHHHHHHMMSGGQDPAAGDAGATQDSFFLGPAAAAMFSGAGSSSSGAGTSAGGGGPSPSSSSPSLSRYESQKRRDWNTFGQYLRNHRPPLSLSRCSGAHVLEFLKYMDQFGKTKVHTPVCPFYGHPNPPAPCPCPLRQAWGSLDALIGRLRAAYEENGGTPEMNPFGARAVRLYLREVRETQARARGISYEKKKRKKPSSASGSGAGPSSEGSPPPGGSASGGGDTSASPQFIIP